From one Plantibacter flavus genomic stretch:
- a CDS encoding DNA-directed RNA polymerase subunit beta: MTEGFHRPTKLPPSMLEAIQGGLDPEAVSRITHETAVALLTRVRADPDPAVVDRLVTYTDEHGIDAIAELWSHASPRSLPGALWRIYLLRLLIRQDPVGTSFSFQRGTELITTVDPVIAGAAEPTGPEEIIVLADQILRGLYTGDFAIALERAASFCRINAVGCTSLADDRDAVDPADAARLTTKAARFGTIAEELAGCARLWRSDSLD; the protein is encoded by the coding sequence ATGACCGAGGGATTCCATCGTCCGACGAAGCTGCCGCCGTCGATGCTCGAAGCGATCCAGGGTGGTCTCGACCCGGAGGCCGTGTCGAGGATCACGCACGAGACGGCCGTCGCACTCCTCACCCGGGTGCGGGCGGACCCGGACCCTGCCGTGGTCGATCGCCTCGTGACGTACACGGACGAGCACGGGATCGACGCCATCGCGGAGCTCTGGTCGCACGCCAGCCCGCGGAGTCTCCCAGGAGCCCTCTGGCGGATCTACCTACTGCGCCTACTCATCCGGCAGGACCCGGTGGGGACGAGCTTCAGCTTCCAGCGGGGCACCGAGCTCATCACCACCGTCGACCCCGTGATCGCCGGCGCGGCCGAACCGACCGGGCCTGAGGAGATCATCGTCCTCGCCGACCAGATCCTCCGTGGCCTGTACACCGGTGACTTCGCGATCGCCCTCGAGCGGGCGGCCTCCTTCTGTCGGATCAACGCGGTCGGCTGTACCTCCCTCGCGGACGACCGGGACGCCGTCGACCCCGCAGACGCCGCGAGACTCACCACGAAAGCCGCGCGGTTCGGCACCATCGCCGAGGAACTCGCCGGCTGCGCGCGGCTGTGGCGCTCCGACTCCCTGGACTGA
- the sigK gene encoding ECF RNA polymerase sigma factor SigK, producing MTAALYTQTRPRVGVAQTAGVREKLRLVTTGPEADAAPQVSLANVLDALLVRVAGGDQVAFSELYDHIAPRVLGLVKRVLVDHAQSEEVTQEVFLEVWQNAQKFEAGKGTATTWVLTMAHRRAIDRVRASQAGRDRDLKIGIRDFDERVDNVQETVEIRIEHERVKRAFVRLSELQREAVSLAYYGGYSHSEISNLLGVPIGTVKTRLRDGMIRLRDELGVRT from the coding sequence ATGACCGCCGCACTGTACACGCAGACCCGACCTCGGGTGGGCGTCGCGCAAACGGCCGGTGTCCGTGAGAAGCTAAGACTTGTGACCACGGGACCGGAAGCCGACGCTGCACCGCAGGTGTCATTGGCGAACGTGCTCGACGCGCTCCTCGTCCGAGTGGCCGGCGGCGACCAGGTCGCGTTCAGCGAGCTGTACGACCACATCGCCCCGCGGGTCCTCGGACTCGTCAAGCGGGTGCTCGTCGACCACGCGCAGTCCGAAGAGGTCACCCAGGAGGTGTTCCTGGAGGTCTGGCAGAACGCCCAGAAGTTCGAGGCGGGCAAGGGCACGGCGACGACCTGGGTGCTCACCATGGCCCACCGTCGTGCGATCGACCGCGTGCGCGCCTCACAGGCCGGACGCGACCGCGACCTCAAGATCGGCATCCGCGACTTCGACGAGCGTGTCGACAACGTGCAGGAGACGGTCGAGATCCGGATCGAGCACGAGCGCGTCAAGCGGGCCTTCGTCCGCTTGAGCGAGCTGCAACGCGAGGCTGTTTCGCTCGCCTACTACGGCGGCTACAGTCACAGCGAGATCTCGAACCTGCTCGGCGTGCCGATCGGCACGGTGAAGACCAGGTTGCGAGACGGAATGATCAGACTTCGAGACGAGTTGGGGGTGCGTACATGA
- a CDS encoding ScbR family autoregulator-binding transcription factor translates to MPGTRRTPTQERGQVTQDATVEGAATVFDRIGYGNASLSMIAEASGISQGSMYFHFKSKEQIALAVIHEQHDRSMPLMARVSEQYDGVLERLIRISRAMVDQLENDPVVRAGIRLTLDEGSLSQPAGAFYEDWISGTAAQLDLALQAGDLESSMSAPDLARTLIGFFTGVQLTAQATVGRSDIAASVDRMWRLAIDAIVPQARRAAATQVREDAFGAGGDVRPAPPAASI, encoded by the coding sequence ATGCCGGGGACGCGACGAACGCCGACGCAGGAACGCGGGCAGGTGACGCAGGACGCGACCGTCGAGGGCGCCGCGACCGTCTTCGACCGCATCGGTTACGGGAACGCGAGTCTGTCGATGATCGCGGAGGCGTCCGGGATCTCGCAGGGGTCCATGTACTTCCACTTCAAGTCGAAGGAGCAGATCGCCCTCGCGGTCATCCACGAGCAGCACGACCGGTCGATGCCGCTCATGGCACGGGTGTCGGAACAGTACGACGGAGTCCTCGAGCGGCTCATCCGCATTTCTCGCGCCATGGTCGACCAACTCGAGAACGACCCGGTCGTCCGCGCCGGGATCAGACTCACGCTCGATGAGGGTTCGCTGAGCCAACCGGCCGGCGCGTTCTACGAGGACTGGATCTCGGGGACGGCCGCTCAGCTCGACCTGGCGCTGCAGGCCGGCGACCTGGAGAGTTCGATGTCGGCACCGGACCTGGCCCGCACGCTGATCGGATTCTTCACCGGTGTCCAGCTCACCGCCCAAGCCACGGTCGGCCGCTCGGACATCGCAGCGTCGGTCGACCGCATGTGGCGGCTCGCGATCGACGCCATCGTCCCCCAGGCGAGGCGGGCAGCGGCGACGCAGGTCCGGGAGGACGCCTTCGGCGCTGGGGGCGATGTGCGCCCGGCGCCACCAGCCGCGTCGATCTAG